DNA from Atribacterota bacterium:
GCCAAGTCATTCAGGCTTGCAAGGCATTTTTCACTTCTTATTCTTTTTAAAAGATTTATTGACAATATATCATTATATATTTCATCACAAAAATCAAAAATAAAAACTTCAACGGAGATATTCTTGTTTTTTTGCTTAATAGTCGGCCTAAATCCAATATTCACTAAAGATCTATATTTTTTATCCCCAAAAGTAGCAAAAGCGACATAAACACCATTTTTTGGTAAAAGCTTTTCATCATTAATTTCCAAATTTGCTGTTGGAAAAGAAAGAGCAGTGCTTCCTCTTTTATCACCATGAACTACTTTTCCAATAATTTCATAATGATATCCTAATAATTTGTTTGCGCTTTCAATATCTCCTTCTTTAAGAAGTTTTTTAATTATTGTACTACTGATATTATAAAAACCATTTATTGTTTTTTTGTTTATGATATATGTCTTGTAGTTATAGTCATAACCATATTTTTTAATTAGTTCGGTATTTCCTCTTTTTTTAAATCCAAAATGATAATTATATCCAACAAAAACTGCACCCATGTTAAATTTTTTTAATAATATATTTACTATAAAATTCTCAGCTGTTATCTTTTGAAATTTATTGTTAAAATTAATAACGATTATTTGCTGAACATTAAGATTTTCAATTTTTTTAATTCTCTCTTCAAGAGGTGTCAAAAGATAATATTTTTTTAAGCCATGAATGACTTTATCCGGATGAGGCTCAAAAAGAATTGCTGTGCTGACCGCATTCACTTTTTGAGCCTCATCTACGCATAATTTTAGAATAGTCTGGTGACCTAAATGTATACCATCAAAAAAACCTAATGCAATATAATTCAATTTACCCTTTTCAATTATTTTATAATTATTATTATCACTATAGTTGATTATTTTCATAAAATAGTTTTTCAATCTTGTAATTATTTATTTTTTCATTTTTGATTTTAGACATTTTTGCAATACCGATAAATTTACCATAACCTGTATAAACCCTAAATCTATCTTCTAAACCCATACCCCTGGATTTAATAATTTTTTTTATTATTTCATTTTCAGAGAAAAAGCAACCATTTCTTACTCTAACAATTAATTGTTTGTTTTTTATTAGTATTATTTTATTTATATGATCTAAAGCCTTGTCTATTGGTATTATATTTTGATACATTTTTTCAATTGGCATTTTTAAGAAATAGTCCAAATCTACTGATTGTGCTATGGTATGATTACTGATTTTTGTCCTTTTTAGACTGGAGCAAAAAGCCCCGTAACCTAATGCATCTCCAATATCATGGCATATAGTTCTTATATATGTTCCTTTTGAACATTGAACATTAAAAGTTATACTTGGATAAAAACCATTTTTTATTTTCATTATATTTAATTTATGAATTTTTACTTTGCGTAACCCAACATCGGCTTTAATGCCTTCTCTTGCTAAATTGTAAAGCCGCGAACCTTTATATTTTATCGCAGAAAACATAGGGGGCCTTTGATATATAATTCCTTTAAAGCTATCAAAAATTTTATGAATTTTATAAGTATCTAATTCCTTTTTGCTGACTTTTCTTATCCTGAGTACTTTTCCGTCTAAATCCTGTGTGTCGGTTGTAACTCCTAAAATCATTGTTCCTATGTATTCTTTGTCTAAACCGGATAAATATTGAGCAGCCTTGGTTGCACGGTTAATACATATAAGCAAAACCCCAGTTGCAAATGGATCCAGTGTTCCAGCATGTCCCACTTTACCTAATTCAAAAGATTTTTTTATTTTTGCTACAACTTTTGCTGAAGTAATTCCTTCAGGTTTGTTAATATTTAATATACCATTTATCATAATATGAAAGTAAATATAAAATGAGAGAAAAATCCTTTTTTATTAATTAATTTAGCTCGGATTGCAATTTCTTAATAACTTGTTCGACAGTTTTATTTATTTCATCTTCTATAATACAACCAGCTGCATTTGGGTGGCCTCCTCCTCCAAACTGCCTAGCAAATTTATCAACATTAAAATTCCCTTTAGATCTGAAGCTTACCTTTATAGGACCATCCTTTGTTTCTCTAAAAAAAACTGACACTTGAACATTTTTTATGGAAAGAATTTTGTCTACAATTCCTTCTACTTCTTCATCATCAGCTTGTGTATCTTTGAGAATCTTTCTGGTGACAAAAGTCCAGGATATTTTTAATGAAGAATTGGTTTTAATCCTTCGGAGGGCTTCTCCTAATAATTTCAAAGTAGAAGGCTTATTATTATTATAAACATAATCTGCTACACGGCTTGGGTTTACTCCCATTTCTATTAATTTATAAGAAACCCAAAAAGTCTTAGCACTTGTATTTGAATAACGAAATGAACCAGTATCTGTTACAATTGCAGTGTACATAGTAATTGCCATTTCTTTTGAAAAAGTACATTTGATTTCTTGTCCCAAATCAAACAGCATTTCTCCAACTGATGAAGCACCTTTATCAATATAATTATATTTTCCAAAAAATGTATTGCTTGGATGGTGATCAATATTGATAATAAACTTTATCTTGTCCATATCTACACCAATATCACCTATTCTCTCCAAATTGCTGCAATCAACGATAATTAGTATCACATCACTTTTATTATTGAGTAAACCATGATCATTATTTTTCCCCGGATAATATATTTCTTCTATACCTGGCAAAAAATTATATATCTCAGGTGGTTTTTCGTGATTGATTATTTGAACATTTTTATTAAGATTCTTCAGCATAAAAAAAACAGCTAACTCAGAACCTAACGCATCACCATCAAGATTAGTATGTGAGCTAACAATGTAGTTGTTGTATTTAGCAATAGTTTTAGCTAATTCACTTAATTTAGTATTATACATATGTTTTAATCAGCTTCTTTCTCTTTGTTAAGTTTGTAAAATTGTTCCATAAGCTGGTGAACTTTCTCTAAATCTTTGTCATAATGAAATGATATATGGGGTGTGAATCTATATTTTTTTAAACCAAAAGCTAATTCAGAACGGATAAAATTTGTTGCGCTAGATAAACCATCCATCGTTTTGTGTTGTTCTTCCTTACTCCCCAAAACAGAGATAAACACTTTTGCATTGTGTAAATCATCAGAAAGTATTATCCTTGTTATTGTTGTAAAACCTATCCTGGGGTCTTTGGTTCTATTATGAATAATATGGCTTATGTTTCTTTTTAATAATTTTTCAAAATGTTTCTTTTTTTGTTCCAAAACCATATGAATTATCCTTTTTAAAATAATATTATATTAATCATTATATAATACTGATATTATAATCTACCAATTCTATTTCTGGATTATTTTCAATGTCTTTTATAATATTTTCAAAAGATTTATCAATTATTTCTCTGTGTTCACTTATATAGCTAATACCAATAATAGTATTTTTCCATATATCCTTCTGTCCAATTTCAGAAATAGAAATATTATATTTTTTTCTGAGTCGATAAATAAAACCCTTTAATATACTTCTTTTATTTTTTAGTGAATAACATTTTGGTATATATAAATAAAGCTTACAAATACCAATTAACATTTTTTATCTTTTAACTTCTTTAAAATTATAAAATATTATAATGTCTTTTACTTGAATATCATCAATATTATCTATATTAACACCACATTCATATCCGGCATTCACTTCTTTTACATCTTCCTTAAACCGTTTTAATGAAAATTCCTTCCCTTCGTATATCTTATTATCTTCTCTCATAACGCGAATAAAGTCTTTTGATGATAATTTTCCATCTATAACATAACATCCGGCAACAATTCCTATTTTTGGGATTTTAAATATCTCTCTTACTTCAGCCCTTCCATTGATTACCTCTTCTAATTTAGGTTTAAGATAACCTTTTAAAGCAGCCTTAATTTCATCGATCAAATCATAGATAATACCATATGTTCTTATATCAATATCTTCTTTTTTGGCCATTTTTTGTGCGTTTGCATCAATATTAACATTAAACCCAACTACTAAAGCATTAGAAGCAGAAGCAAGCATAATATCAGTTTCACTAATTGTTCCAATACCATCATGTATAACTTTCAAGTCCACTTCCTCATTTCCTAAATTTGAAAGTGTTCCTTTGATAGCATCGAGAGAACCCTGTGTATCTGATTTTAAAATAACATTTAATTCTTTTATCTTACCTTTGGTCATTTCTTCAAAAAGATTATCTAAAGAAACCTTTGAATTGCTGATTTTTTGTTTTCTTTTTTCTTCCAATTCTCTCCCGCCGATAATTGTTTTTGCAAAATTATCATCAGCAACTACTTGAAAAATATCTCCTGCTGCCGGCATTTTATTAAATCCCGTTATTTCTACAGGGGTTGATGGTCCAACAAATTTTACATTATTGCCATTGTCATCCATCAAGCTTTTTACTTTTCCATACGCTGTGCCAACTACAAAATAATCCCCCACATTTAAATGTCCATCCTGTATTAAAACTGTTGCGAGAATTCCTCTTCTTTTATCCAATTTTGTTTCAATTATTATCCCGCTAGCCGGAAGATCCGGAGATGCTTTTAATTCTAACATTTCTGCCTGAATGGATATTAACTCCAATAATTCATTTATACCTTTCCCCTGAAGAGCGGATATTTCAGCAACAAGAGTATCTCCTCCCCAATCCTCAGGTACTAATTGGTACTTAGATAAATCTTTTTTTACTCTTTCAATATTTGCATTTGCCTTGTCAATTTTATTAATAGCAACGATTATTGGAACATTTGCTGCCTTGGCGTGATTTATTGCTTCAACTGTCTGGGGCATAATACCGTCATCTGCAGCTACAACTAAAACAACAATATCAGTAGCCTTAACTCCACGAGCTCGCATTGAAGTAAAAGCCTCATGGCCTGGAGTATCAATAAAGACAAAACGATTTTTTTTAAGATTAACTACATATGCTCCAATCTGCTGGGTAATACCCCCTTCTTCTTGCTTGGTAACATTTGTTTTTCTAATCATATCCAAAAGAGTTGTCTTTCCATGATCTACATGCCCAACTATTGTAATGACCGGAGATTTTGTAATTATAGAATGTTTTACCTCGCTAATATTCTTTGATTTTAACTCTTTTTTTAGTTTTGACGAAATATCAACATCATAATCATGTTGTTCGTATAATAGTTTAGCGATAGACCAGGGTAATTCTTTGTCGACTGAACTAATGCTCCCATATTTTGATATCTGTTGCATTGCCTTTGTTAAAGGTATTTTTAGTTGTTTTGACAAATCCTTCAAACTGGGAATTTTATTCAGTACAATTGCTTTCTTTTTTTCTTTTTCTGAGATATTCTCTTTTTTTCCTTCTTCAAGTATAGCTTCTTGAATTATTTCTATTGTTTCATCATCAAGAGTGCTCATGTGATTCTTAACATTTATGCCTTCTTTTTTAAGAAATACAATTAACTCCTTAGTTGGAATCTTTAAAATTTCAGCTACTTCATATACTCTTTTTTTCATAAGCTATGACCTCCATATAAACCGGACTCAATTCGGTGAGCTGGGTAATAGAAATATTATAGTAATTTTACTAACAATATTTTTTTATCAATTTAATCAATACAATTATTAAAACTTTTCTGTAATTCTATAATAGTATTTTCTGTTATTTCTGTTTTAAGTGCATTTTGCAATCTTCCCCTTTTGAGTGCTTTCTCAAAACATTCTATATTATAACATACATAAGCTCCTCGACCTGATTTTTTACCGGTGATATCTATCTCAATCCTTCCATCAGAATTTCTTATAATTCTAATTAATTCTTTTTTTTGTTTTTTTTCTTTACAACCTATACAGGTTCTAAGTGGTATTTTCTTTATATTTTTCATTAACATAATCCCAAAATTAATATTTAACTTTTAGTAATTATTAGGAAATTTTATCTGAATTATTGTCTTTTTCATTATTAGATTCTTTTTTATATTGAGAATCACTCTTAATATCAATTTTCCATCCTGTTAATCTTGCTGCTAACC
Protein-coding regions in this window:
- the ribF gene encoding riboflavin biosynthesis protein RibF; its protein translation is MKIINYSDNNNYKIIEKGKLNYIALGFFDGIHLGHQTILKLCVDEAQKVNAVSTAILFEPHPDKVIHGLKKYYLLTPLEERIKKIENLNVQQIIVINFNNKFQKITAENFIVNILLKKFNMGAVFVGYNYHFGFKKRGNTELIKKYGYDYNYKTYIINKKTINGFYNISSTIIKKLLKEGDIESANKLLGYHYEIIGKVVHGDKRGSTALSFPTANLEINDEKLLPKNGVYVAFATFGDKKYRSLVNIGFRPTIKQKNKNISVEVFIFDFCDEIYNDILSINLLKRIRSEKCLASLNDLA
- the truB gene encoding tRNA pseudouridine(55) synthase TruB; translation: MINGILNINKPEGITSAKVVAKIKKSFELGKVGHAGTLDPFATGVLLICINRATKAAQYLSGLDKEYIGTMILGVTTDTQDLDGKVLRIRKVSKKELDTYKIHKIFDSFKGIIYQRPPMFSAIKYKGSRLYNLAREGIKADVGLRKVKIHKLNIMKIKNGFYPSITFNVQCSKGTYIRTICHDIGDALGYGAFCSSLKRTKISNHTIAQSVDLDYFLKMPIEKMYQNIIPIDKALDHINKIILIKNKQLIVRVRNGCFFSENEIIKKIIKSRGMGLEDRFRVYTGYGKFIGIAKMSKIKNEKINNYKIEKLFYENNQL
- a CDS encoding bifunctional oligoribonuclease/PAP phosphatase NrnA; translation: MYNTKLSELAKTIAKYNNYIVSSHTNLDGDALGSELAVFFMLKNLNKNVQIINHEKPPEIYNFLPGIEEIYYPGKNNDHGLLNNKSDVILIIVDCSNLERIGDIGVDMDKIKFIINIDHHPSNTFFGKYNYIDKGASSVGEMLFDLGQEIKCTFSKEMAITMYTAIVTDTGSFRYSNTSAKTFWVSYKLIEMGVNPSRVADYVYNNNKPSTLKLLGEALRRIKTNSSLKISWTFVTRKILKDTQADDEEVEGIVDKILSIKNVQVSVFFRETKDGPIKVSFRSKGNFNVDKFARQFGGGGHPNAAGCIIEDEINKTVEQVIKKLQSELN
- the rbfA gene encoding 30S ribosome-binding factor RbfA, translated to MVLEQKKKHFEKLLKRNISHIIHNRTKDPRIGFTTITRIILSDDLHNAKVFISVLGSKEEQHKTMDGLSSATNFIRSELAFGLKKYRFTPHISFHYDKDLEKVHQLMEQFYKLNKEKEAD
- a CDS encoding DUF503 domain-containing protein produces the protein MLIGICKLYLYIPKCYSLKNKRSILKGFIYRLRKKYNISISEIGQKDIWKNTIIGISYISEHREIIDKSFENIIKDIENNPEIELVDYNISII
- the infB gene encoding translation initiation factor IF-2, whose translation is MKKRVYEVAEILKIPTKELIVFLKKEGINVKNHMSTLDDETIEIIQEAILEEGKKENISEKEKKKAIVLNKIPSLKDLSKQLKIPLTKAMQQISKYGSISSVDKELPWSIAKLLYEQHDYDVDISSKLKKELKSKNISEVKHSIITKSPVITIVGHVDHGKTTLLDMIRKTNVTKQEEGGITQQIGAYVVNLKKNRFVFIDTPGHEAFTSMRARGVKATDIVVLVVAADDGIMPQTVEAINHAKAANVPIIVAINKIDKANANIERVKKDLSKYQLVPEDWGGDTLVAEISALQGKGINELLELISIQAEMLELKASPDLPASGIIIETKLDKRRGILATVLIQDGHLNVGDYFVVGTAYGKVKSLMDDNGNNVKFVGPSTPVEITGFNKMPAAGDIFQVVADDNFAKTIIGGRELEEKRKQKISNSKVSLDNLFEEMTKGKIKELNVILKSDTQGSLDAIKGTLSNLGNEEVDLKVIHDGIGTISETDIMLASASNALVVGFNVNIDANAQKMAKKEDIDIRTYGIIYDLIDEIKAALKGYLKPKLEEVINGRAEVREIFKIPKIGIVAGCYVIDGKLSSKDFIRVMREDNKIYEGKEFSLKRFKEDVKEVNAGYECGVNIDNIDDIQVKDIIIFYNFKEVKR
- a CDS encoding YlxR family protein translates to MKNIKKIPLRTCIGCKEKKQKKELIRIIRNSDGRIEIDITGKKSGRGAYVCYNIECFEKALKRGRLQNALKTEITENTIIELQKSFNNCID